Part of the Kitasatospora sp. NBC_00374 genome is shown below.
TCGGTGAAGTCGGGGGTGGCGGGCGGGGCGTCCGGCCCGGTCGGGGCCATGTCGTTGATCGGCTCGGCCGCCGTGGTCGACGGGGACCGTACGGCCTCGGCGAGTTCGGCGGCCGGCTTGACGTAGGCGCTGTCGATCACGTCGAGGGCGAGCAGTTCGGCGGCGATCTCGGCGAGGCGGTCCTCGGGCGCGTCGACGTGGTAGAAGCGCGCCATCCGGCCGGCGGCCTCCTCGGGAGGCCTGCGGCCGAACGCCGCCGCCGGCCCGCTGCGCATGCGCGCGAGCAGCCGGTCCTCGTCGGCGCCGAACAGCGGGGTCATCGTGATGTCCGGCGATGCCGCCAACTCGTGCAGGCGGCCGACGTCGATGCCCTGGGCGGCGACCGCGCCCGACGGGGTGATCCGGACGGCGGCGTCCGGCTTGACGATGGCGATGAGTTCCGGCCGGCCTCGGGCCTCGTCCGAGCGCCGCTGGGCTCTGCTGCCGTTGTCGTTGCTGCTGGGGGACACGGTGTTTCCTTCCGACGTGTCACGGCGTGGCTGCTGGGGGTTTGACGTAGGCCGCCCGGACGTCCGCGCGCTCGCGCAGTGCCGCGGCCACCGCCTGCGCGTCCCGGTCCGGCGGGACGTCGATGCGGTACCAGGTCGCCGAGGCCGGATCCGTGGCGCCCGGATGCAGCGGTTCGAGGCGCAGCCCCGTCCGCAGGAGGCCGGCGCCGACTGCGCCGACCGGGGACGCGGGTGCGCCGGCCACTGCTCCGGACGGTGGCACCCGGAGCTGAACGATCACTTCCGACATGACCCCGCCTCTGGAAGACCCTCCCCCAGCGTGGTGGGGCACGCTCGGCGCCGCCATCGGGAGACCGCCGAGCGGGGCACACGGCTACGGGCGGACTGCCCGCCGCGACCCGCCGGGCGCGTCAACTCGTCCGGGTGGTCGTGCTCTTGCCGTCAGGCACGGATCCTGATCCGGCTCCCTCCCCCCGGGTACGGGCTCACTCGGCCCGGGGACACGCGGGCCGGGCCGCCGCGCGCCTCCCCGGCCGCCTCGGGCCCTACGATCATGGGGGCTTCCGCCGCCGTCCGGTGGTGCACCGGGGAAAGCGCAGGTGCGGGCGTGATCGCGCTGGTCGTCAGCATGGGGACGCTGTTCGCCTGGGCCCTGGTGGCCGCTCGGCTGGAGCGCTGGAGCATCGGTGCGCCGGTCGCGATGACGGTCGCGGGCGTGGCGCTGACGGTGGGGTCGCATCCGGTGGTGCAGATCGGTCTGACCACCGCGGACGCCGAGCGCGCGGTCGAGATCATCCTCGCCGTCCTGCTGTTCACCGACGCCACCCATGTGCCGGCCGGGGTGATCCGCAGCCAGCGCCGGCTGCTGACCCGGCTGCTGGTGCTGGCCCTGCCGCTGACCTTCGTGCTCGGGGTGCTGGTCGGCGGTCTGCTGTTCCCGTCCGGCCGCTGGTGGCTGGTCGCGGTGTTCGCGGCGGTGACCGTACCGGTCGATCTGGCGCCGGCCGTCGAGCTGATCCGGGACATCCGGCTGCCGTCCTGGCTGCGCGGGGTGCTCACGGTGGAGAGCGGGCTGAACGACGGCATCCTCGCCCCGGTCTTCCTGCTCTGCCTGGCGGGCGCGCAGACGTACGGGGCCCGGCCGGGCGACGCCTCCGAGGCGGTGGTGGACGCGCTCGCCGCGATGCTCTGGGCGGTGCTGGCGGGCGTGCTGGTCGGCAAGCCGGCCGGTCTGCTGCTGCGGCGGTCCTGGCAGGCGGGCTGGACCGGGCCGGCCGCCGTCCGGCTGGGGATCGTCGCGCTGCCGCTGATCGCGTACGGGTTGGCGATCGCGCTGGGCGGCAACGGCTTCGTCGCCGCGTTCGTGGCGGGCCTGTGCTTCACGCCGGACTCCCGGGCGCTGCCGCCCAAGGCGCTGCACCTGGTCGAGGACGTCGGGACGCTGCTCTCGCTGGCGCTCTGGTTCGTCTTCGGCAAGCTCGTCACCCAGGCGTTCACCGGGGACTTCGACGGGTGGGTGGTGGCGTACGCGGTGCTGACGCTGACCGTGGTGCGGATCGTGCCCGTCCTGCTCTGCCTGGTCGGGACTGGCGTGAGCCGCGCCGACCGGTGGCTGCTGGCGTGGCTCGGGCCGCGGGGGCTGGCGTCCATCGTCTTCGGGCTGCTCGCCTTCATCGGCCTCGCCCCCGTCGACCCGCACGGCGCCGACCTGGTCGGGCAGGTGATGACGATGACGGTGCTGATGAGCCTGGCCCTGCACGGCCTGACGTACGGTCCGCTGGCCGCCCGCTACGCCCGGGCCCGTGCGCGGGCCGGCGAGGCCCCTGGCCCCGGCGCGGAGCCGGGCCCGGACCCGGCCTGATCCGGCGTCAGTCCGCCTGCACGGTGACGGCCAGCTTGCCCCGGACCGTACCTTCGCGCAGGTGGCCGAGCGCCTGCGGAACCTCGGCCAGCGGGTAGCAGCGGTCGACGACCGGGGTCACCCGGCCCGCCTCGATGAACTCGGCGAGCACCCGCAGGTCCTCGTGGCACGGCTTGCCCGCGAGCATCGGGAAGCGCTGGCCGACGAACGGCGACAGCAGCGCCGCCCGCATCGGCCGGTCGAAGCCGCCGACCCACCGGCCGCCGCCCTCGCCGCCGACGATGACGAGGGTGCCGCGCGGTGCGAGGGCGCGGCGCAGCGTCCGCAGCGGGCGGTTGCCGCCGGTGTCGATGACCAGGTCGTACCGGTGGGCGCCCGAGGTGGCGTCCTCGCGGGTGTGGTCGACGACCTCGTCGGCGCCGATCGAGCGGACCAGTTCCGTCTTGGCGGTGCTGCACACACCGGTGACGTGGGCGCCGAGGGCCTTGGCGAGCTGCACGGCGTACGTGCCGACGCCGCCGCCCGCACCGAGGACGAGAACCGTCTGCCCGGCCTCCAGGCGGCCGGCGTCGCGCAGGCCCTGGAGGGCGGTGCAGGCGGAGACCGGGACGACGGCCGCCCGGGCGAAGTCGAGGTTGGCCGGCTTGGGCGCGAGCCGGTCCTCGGTGGTGCACGCGTACTCGGCGAAGGAGCCGTCGCAGGTGCCGTAGACCTCGTCCCCCACCCGGAAGCGGGTGACGTCGCGGCCGACGGCCTCCACCCGGCCGGCCAGGTCCAGGCCCCGGATGCGGACCTTGGGGCGCCGCAGGCCGAAGCCCAGGGCCCGGACCAGGTAGGGCATGCCGGCGGTGAGGTGCCAGACGCCCTGGTCGAGGCCGGCCGCGAGGATCCGGACGAGCACCTCGCCCCGGCCGGCCGTCGGGCGCTCGACCTCGTCGAGGCGAAGGACCGAGGGCGGCCCGTAGGTGTCGTGGACGATGGCCTTCATGAGGTCTCTCCCTCGGTGGCGGGGTACTGGAACACGTCGTCGATCGGCACGCCGAAGACGTGGGCGATCTGGAAGGCCATCTCCAGCGAGGGCGAGTAGCGGCCCTGCTCGATGGCGATGACGGTCTGGCGGGTCACACCGATCCGGCGGGCGAGCTCGGCCTGGGTCATCTCGCCGTGGGCGAACCGCAGCGCCCGGATCGTGTTGGTGACCTTGGTCGGCTTCACCACGGGTGGAATCCGACGCGGTAGGCACCGATCTTCGCGACGGATCCGAGGATCGCCGACAGGGTGAAGCCGAGGTAGATCGCGTTGGCGATCCAGAACTGGTCGGCGTCGGCCAGGGCCAGCAGCAGTGCGGTCACGCTGCCGATGGCGAGGAACGACTGGCCGATGTACTCGCCGGAGCGGTGGATCTCCCGGTCGCGCTGGTCCTTGGTGTTCGCCTCCTCGGGCGAGAGGACCGCCACGAGGATGTTGAGCACGATCGACACGACGATCGCGGCGACGACCGACCAGACCAGCGCCGCCACGTACGGCGTCTCGGCGAGCGGCAGGTCGCCGGACCGGCCGAGCACGCTGGCCAGGTAGGAGCTGTAGGCCGCGATCGCGACCACCAGCATGATCCATGCGCGTTTCTCTTCGACGGCCACTGCCACCCTCCCCATGTAAAGAAAACCTGACATCGACGAGTGTCAAGCAACGTCGACACGATGTCAAGATTTCTTTACTCCAACACCGGCGACCGACCCCGCCGCGCCCGGGCCACCCGCCCGGTCCGGGGCTCACGCCAGGTCCGGGGCTCACGCCGGCCGAGCCGCCCGGTCCGCGTCCTGGTCCGGTTGCCGTGTCGCCGGTGAAGCCGCTATCACCGGTTACATGACTCTCGACTGGAAACTCGTCATCGACTCCGCCGACCCGCACGCCCAGGCCGCATTCTGGGCCGAGGCCCTCGGCTACACGGTGGAGGAGCACGGCACCCTGATCGAGCACCTGCTCGACGCCGGTGCGATCACCGAGGAGGCACTCACCCTGGTCGACGGGCGGCGGGCCTGGAAGGAGCTGGCCGCGATCAGGCACCCGGCGGACCGGGTGGACGAGGCGAGCGGCATGGGGCTCGGCCGACGAATCCTGTTCCAGGCCGTCCCCGAGGCCAAGCAGGTCAAGAACCGGCTCCACCTCGACCTGCACGCCGGCCCCGAACGCCGGGACACCGAGGTGAGCCGCCTCGAAGCCCTCGGCGCCACGGTGCTTCGGCAGGTCCGGGAACCGTCCGGGCACTGGGTCACCATGGCCGACCCGGAGGGCAACGAGTTCGACGTCCAGTAGGGCCCACCGGGCGGGTCCTCGGGCCCGGTCGCGGCGGCCCGGGCTCCGGTGCGGGCCGCCGTCGCCCACCCGGAAGAATGGCGGGATGCCGATCACCGAAGCGCTCACCCTCTCCGACGGAATCCCGCTCGGAGGGCGGCGTGAGTAGGCGCCGGTACGTGGCCAGAGGAGTCCCGGGCGGCTACCGGATCTGGGACAACAAGGGCCGCCGGTGGTGGGGTGACCACTACGAACTCTGTCCCGACGACCTGCTCACCGAGCTCAACGGCGGCGCGGACCACACGAGGATCACCGCGCTGCTCAAGCGGTACCGGGCCCAGAAGCGGTAGCCCCGCACGGGAACAGACGTCCGACCCGCGGCGGGACCGGCCGTCGTACCCTGGACAGCCACCGCCGACGCACCACCCGCGCGGCGGCGCACCCCTCCCCCCACACCCCTCAGGCTGTCCGAATGCGCAGATCTCCCAGGGTCGCCACCGCCCTCGCGACGGCGTCCGCCGCCGCACTCGTCGCCGCGCTCGCCGGCTGCGCCTCCTCCGACGACGGCCGGGCCGCAGCGACTCCGTCCCCGGCGGGGACGGCAGCCGCCTCGACCGCGCCCGGCCCGGAGGCCTCCACGCCCTCGCCGGGCACCCCTTCGGCGTCCCCGACGACGGCCACCCCGGCCCCGGCCACCCCGGCCCCGGCCAGCTCGACCCCGAGCCCGGGCCGGAGCAGCACCAGGACCGCGACCGCCTCGCTGGCGATACCCGCGATCGGCCTGACGGACCTGCCGGTCGTGCCGTACGTCGGGACCACCGACGACCGGC
Proteins encoded:
- a CDS encoding cation:proton antiporter, with product MIALVVSMGTLFAWALVAARLERWSIGAPVAMTVAGVALTVGSHPVVQIGLTTADAERAVEIILAVLLFTDATHVPAGVIRSQRRLLTRLLVLALPLTFVLGVLVGGLLFPSGRWWLVAVFAAVTVPVDLAPAVELIRDIRLPSWLRGVLTVESGLNDGILAPVFLLCLAGAQTYGARPGDASEAVVDALAAMLWAVLAGVLVGKPAGLLLRRSWQAGWTGPAAVRLGIVALPLIAYGLAIALGGNGFVAAFVAGLCFTPDSRALPPKALHLVEDVGTLLSLALWFVFGKLVTQAFTGDFDGWVVAYAVLTLTVVRIVPVLLCLVGTGVSRADRWLLAWLGPRGLASIVFGLLAFIGLAPVDPHGADLVGQVMTMTVLMSLALHGLTYGPLAARYARARARAGEAPGPGAEPGPDPA
- a CDS encoding NAD(P)-dependent alcohol dehydrogenase, whose protein sequence is MKAIVHDTYGPPSVLRLDEVERPTAGRGEVLVRILAAGLDQGVWHLTAGMPYLVRALGFGLRRPKVRIRGLDLAGRVEAVGRDVTRFRVGDEVYGTCDGSFAEYACTTEDRLAPKPANLDFARAAVVPVSACTALQGLRDAGRLEAGQTVLVLGAGGGVGTYAVQLAKALGAHVTGVCSTAKTELVRSIGADEVVDHTREDATSGAHRYDLVIDTGGNRPLRTLRRALAPRGTLVIVGGEGGGRWVGGFDRPMRAALLSPFVGQRFPMLAGKPCHEDLRVLAEFIEAGRVTPVVDRCYPLAEVPQALGHLREGTVRGKLAVTVQAD
- a CDS encoding helix-turn-helix transcriptional regulator translates to MRALRFAHGEMTQAELARRIGVTRQTVIAIEQGRYSPSLEMAFQIAHVFGVPIDDVFQYPATEGETS
- a CDS encoding VOC family protein, producing MTLDWKLVIDSADPHAQAAFWAEALGYTVEEHGTLIEHLLDAGAITEEALTLVDGRRAWKELAAIRHPADRVDEASGMGLGRRILFQAVPEAKQVKNRLHLDLHAGPERRDTEVSRLEALGATVLRQVREPSGHWVTMADPEGNEFDVQ